From Xanthocytophaga agilis, the proteins below share one genomic window:
- a CDS encoding FKBP-type peptidyl-prolyl cis-trans isomerase, translated as MQKISYLFLAAILLLQACSLNGDNTYENNVKSNEQIIQQYITNKNLQVQASSSGLRYKVTNYNSGAKAPATGSQIVMAYVGKLTNGTVFDTARYKPDEFLRFPYRGNYVIPGIEEVAGYMKTGDSAIAIIPFYLGFGSNAAYNGVVPSYSVLVFDLKLIAVQTEDEALQDYISRKKFPEDSVVKTQTGLYAYFKKKNPSGTAVNGKSQATLTYKGTFLDGQIFDQTPAGQNSSFYLTNSGLIAGFTEALKLMKTGETAVFMMPSSLGYKESGTTGIPPYSPLVFEVTVVSAQ; from the coding sequence ATGCAAAAGATTAGTTACCTTTTTTTAGCCGCAATTTTGCTTTTACAAGCTTGTTCATTGAATGGTGATAACACATATGAGAATAATGTGAAGAGCAATGAACAAATTATTCAACAGTATATCACTAATAAAAACTTACAGGTCCAAGCATCAAGTTCTGGTCTTCGTTATAAAGTTACTAATTATAATTCTGGTGCAAAAGCTCCCGCTACAGGTAGTCAGATTGTAATGGCATACGTTGGAAAACTGACTAATGGAACTGTTTTCGATACTGCAAGGTATAAGCCTGATGAGTTTCTGAGATTTCCTTATCGTGGTAATTATGTGATTCCTGGTATCGAGGAAGTAGCAGGTTACATGAAGACGGGAGATAGTGCTATTGCTATTATACCATTCTACCTGGGATTTGGGTCAAATGCTGCCTATAATGGAGTTGTACCTTCCTATTCTGTATTAGTTTTTGATTTGAAGCTTATTGCTGTACAAACAGAGGATGAAGCATTACAGGATTATATATCCCGTAAAAAGTTTCCTGAAGATAGTGTAGTTAAGACTCAAACAGGCTTGTATGCTTATTTTAAGAAAAAGAACCCTTCCGGCACTGCAGTTAATGGTAAATCACAGGCAACGCTAACATACAAGGGAACGTTCTTAGATGGTCAGATTTTTGACCAAACTCCAGCAGGACAAAATTCCAGTTTCTATCTAACCAATTCAGGTCTGATTGCAGGTTTTACAGAGGCATTAAAGCTGATGAAAACAGGGGAAACTGCTGTTTTTATGATGCCTTCTTCTTTAGGGTATAAAGAATCTGGAACAACAGGTATACCTCCTTATTCACCTTTAGTATTTGAAGTAACAGTAGTATCTGCTCAATAG
- a CDS encoding DUF1570 domain-containing protein — MSVAMIVTKFCNHVLGIICIVLSLGAAPSGVYSHPSLPFEKIQIKSKKPNSPTVELLTHECQLDPLTQSKIYRGIQFQYDFYAQHLGYDFSSNLVVRIRIFRDADTYRAFIDANYPHIPKTWIGVYLSGVNEILVSMEKDEDAFYKNIFHETSHLLLTDKVKNCPNWLNEGLAEYFEFMEIEGEEVIIHPQVIKDTRIKNWLSNHRMPDLLSSISMTNKEWNFNDNVSETDEPRTLGWSVAYFMMSNQQGQDCIKGLLSHLAKNSRDTQASVQAIDMSYPGGSKKLVQDWKEWIPQEHLNHEYLVSPEENQTQTALINE, encoded by the coding sequence ATGAGCGTAGCTATGATTGTGACAAAGTTTTGTAATCATGTTTTAGGGATTATCTGTATTGTATTATCACTAGGTGCTGCACCATCTGGTGTATATTCTCATCCCTCTCTTCCTTTTGAAAAAATTCAGATTAAGTCCAAAAAGCCCAACAGCCCAACAGTTGAGTTGTTGACTCATGAATGTCAGTTAGATCCATTGACACAAAGCAAAATCTACAGAGGGATTCAGTTTCAATACGACTTTTATGCACAACACCTTGGCTATGATTTTAGCAGTAACCTGGTTGTACGTATACGTATTTTCAGAGATGCAGATACCTATCGTGCATTTATAGATGCTAACTACCCTCATATTCCCAAAACATGGATAGGAGTGTATTTATCAGGAGTAAATGAAATCCTGGTAAGCATGGAAAAAGATGAAGATGCCTTTTACAAAAATATCTTTCACGAAACCAGTCACCTTCTATTAACAGATAAAGTAAAAAACTGTCCAAATTGGCTGAATGAAGGCCTGGCTGAATATTTTGAGTTCATGGAGATTGAAGGAGAAGAAGTTATAATCCACCCTCAGGTTATTAAAGATACACGTATTAAGAATTGGTTAAGCAATCATCGTATGCCAGATCTGCTCTCATCTATTTCCATGACAAACAAAGAGTGGAACTTTAATGACAATGTTTCTGAAACAGATGAACCCCGCACCTTAGGATGGTCTGTAGCATACTTTATGATGTCAAATCAACAAGGGCAGGACTGCATCAAAGGTTTGCTTAGTCATCTGGCTAAAAATTCCCGTGATACACAAGCATCTGTTCAGGCAATAGATATGAGCTATCCAGGAGGAAGTAAAAAGTTGGTACAAGACTGGAAAGAATGGATCCCTCAAGAACACCTGAACCATGAATATCTGGTTTCGCCTGAAGAAAACCAAACTCAGACAGCTCTTATAAACGAATAA
- a CDS encoding EI24 domain-containing protein, with protein sequence MKAFLRKMLAAIYAYAQTFSFINRHRLWKLVLIPAIIYLLIYGALLTVIILNTNLLSDPLAHWIHADTLSGPLGNLARGVVSWLVRALVFILYFKLFRYIVLILSSPAIALMAEKTQEILTGVTHPFDRKQFIQDVWRGIRLSIRNLLTEWFITIPLYFLLFIPVVDFFIGIAILLIESYFVGFSMMDYRNEFLRMSGRDSRLLIQRNKSIAIGIGLIFSLFLAIPFLGALVAPMLAVVAAALVMEQKF encoded by the coding sequence ATGAAAGCATTTCTACGCAAGATGCTGGCGGCGATATATGCTTATGCCCAGACATTTTCATTTATCAATCGCCATCGTTTATGGAAGCTTGTATTGATCCCAGCTATTATCTATCTTCTTATCTATGGAGCGTTACTTACTGTTATCATTCTGAACACAAATCTGTTAAGTGATCCTCTTGCTCATTGGATCCATGCAGATACTCTTTCAGGGCCATTGGGAAATCTGGCACGGGGAGTGGTATCCTGGCTAGTCAGGGCTCTTGTTTTCATTCTATACTTTAAGTTATTCCGATATATTGTACTCATTTTATCATCTCCTGCGATTGCATTAATGGCAGAAAAAACGCAGGAAATACTAACAGGAGTAACTCATCCTTTTGATCGGAAGCAATTTATACAGGATGTATGGCGAGGTATCAGGCTTTCTATTCGTAATTTGCTAACCGAATGGTTCATCACTATTCCGCTTTATTTCCTTCTTTTTATTCCTGTAGTCGACTTTTTTATAGGTATCGCTATTCTTCTTATAGAAAGTTATTTTGTAGGTTTTTCCATGATGGATTACCGCAATGAATTTTTGCGTATGTCAGGTAGGGATAGCCGTCTGCTTATCCAGCGAAACAAAAGTATAGCAATAGGGATTGGACTGATATTCTCTCTTTTTTTAGCGATCCCATTTTTAGGAGCATTAGTGGCACCTATGTTGGCAGTAGTGGCGGCAGCCTTGGTGATGGAACAAAAATTCTGA
- a CDS encoding nucleoside-diphosphate kinase: protein MAGNRTFTMIKPDAVKDGHTGSILKMIEAAGFRIVALKLTHLTSERAGQFYEVHKERPFYKDLCAYMSSGAIVAAILEKENAVADFRKLIGATNPAQAEEGTIRKLFAKSLEANAVHGSDSDENAEIEGNFYFARTDKY, encoded by the coding sequence ATGGCAGGAAACCGCACATTTACGATGATTAAACCCGATGCTGTGAAAGACGGACATACGGGCAGTATTTTAAAGATGATTGAAGCCGCCGGGTTCCGGATTGTAGCTTTAAAACTGACTCATCTGACAAGTGAAAGAGCTGGCCAGTTTTATGAAGTTCACAAAGAAAGACCTTTCTATAAAGATCTTTGTGCCTATATGTCTTCCGGAGCTATTGTGGCCGCTATTTTAGAGAAAGAGAATGCGGTAGCTGATTTTCGTAAACTGATTGGTGCAACAAATCCTGCACAGGCAGAAGAAGGTACTATCCGCAAGTTATTTGCAAAATCACTGGAAGCAAACGCGGTACATGGTTCTGACTCTGATGAAAATGCAGAAATTGAAGGCAACTTCTATTTTGCACGTACAGACAAATATTAA
- a CDS encoding bifunctional oligoribonuclease/PAP phosphatase NrnA codes for MQNFEAFKELLGSPKKIAIITHPKPDADALGSSLGLAGYLKKKSHTVQVITPTDYPKFLQWMDGNEGVINFEAEGNAAIAQQIFHDADMIFCLDFPSLNRIGEIGEIVRNSSAKKVLIDHHLEPELFADYTLSKTSAAATCQLIYELITDLGDADKIDLSIAECLYAGIMTDTGSFRHSNTTKDVHLVCAALIDKGVAISKVNRLIYDTNTEERMRFLGFALKDKLIVLPEYRIAYFAISADELDKYHSQTGDTEGLVNYGLSIENIVFSALFTEREGMIRISFRSVGNFSVNEFSRKYFNGGGHKNAAGGRSLVSLKETIQKFLDVVPQYKQELFVSDK; via the coding sequence ATGCAAAATTTTGAGGCTTTTAAGGAACTCCTCGGTTCTCCAAAAAAAATTGCGATCATTACCCATCCCAAACCTGATGCAGATGCGTTGGGATCTTCATTAGGGCTTGCAGGATATCTTAAAAAGAAAAGTCATACTGTTCAGGTTATTACACCTACCGATTATCCGAAATTTTTACAATGGATGGATGGCAATGAAGGTGTGATCAATTTTGAAGCAGAAGGGAATGCTGCTATTGCTCAGCAAATCTTTCATGATGCAGATATGATTTTTTGTTTAGACTTTCCTTCATTAAACCGAATTGGAGAGATTGGAGAGATTGTAAGAAATTCCTCCGCCAAAAAAGTGCTGATAGATCATCATTTGGAGCCAGAGCTTTTTGCAGATTATACACTAAGTAAAACCAGTGCTGCTGCAACCTGTCAATTGATTTATGAGCTTATCACAGATCTAGGCGATGCCGACAAGATAGACTTGTCTATTGCAGAATGCTTGTATGCAGGTATAATGACAGATACAGGTTCCTTCCGGCATTCAAATACTACGAAGGATGTGCACCTGGTATGTGCTGCTCTGATAGATAAGGGTGTAGCGATATCAAAAGTAAATCGACTGATTTACGATACCAATACAGAGGAGCGTATGCGGTTTTTGGGTTTTGCTCTGAAGGATAAATTGATTGTACTACCTGAATATCGAATTGCTTATTTTGCTATTAGTGCTGATGAATTGGATAAATATCACTCGCAGACAGGTGATACGGAAGGACTGGTAAACTATGGTTTGTCTATTGAAAATATTGTATTCTCTGCACTTTTTACTGAACGTGAAGGGATGATTCGTATTTCATTCCGCTCAGTAGGGAATTTCTCTGTAAATGAATTTTCCCGTAAGTATTTCAATGGGGGAGGGCATAAAAATGCTGCAGGTGGAAGATCTCTTGTGTCATTAAAAGAGACGATACAAAAGTTTCTGGATGTGGTCCCTCAATATAAACAGGAATTGTTTGTTTCCGATAAATAG
- a CDS encoding FUSC family protein translates to MKQILALLEKLGLSLQAFKTALAAALSWIVAAQLLHAQYPYFAPLAAILTVQVTVADSWEKATQRIIGLIGGVLVSMLIGHWFPMGTISIFLVILLGMALAKVFRMNSQIISQVAVSSFIVLAFGGTQGYVLNRVVETFLGSAIAIAVNALIVPQKIIPTIQTHILTLSSVSAQALGELTLLLESEENNQKARETIAVLVEKTEAAILAARTAEKALRYTPFLSHVKKRLTELDQNVRYLEHITVQIRGVRRAIFDLYTEMAWKPDSRATESLKSAIAITAQCIALYGEAVVSGSEASYTKLADSIEEAKQIQLQCLAEIHAITSLPVLRDMGSILTDLKRILKEVTLPER, encoded by the coding sequence ATGAAACAGATTCTAGCTCTGTTAGAGAAGTTAGGACTTTCATTGCAAGCATTTAAAACGGCGCTAGCGGCTGCCTTATCATGGATTGTAGCTGCTCAACTATTACATGCACAGTATCCATATTTTGCTCCCTTGGCTGCTATACTGACAGTACAGGTAACAGTGGCTGACTCCTGGGAAAAAGCTACACAACGTATCATAGGTTTAATAGGAGGTGTGTTGGTCAGTATGCTGATTGGACACTGGTTTCCTATGGGAACAATTTCCATTTTTCTTGTGATTCTGTTGGGAATGGCTCTGGCAAAAGTATTCCGTATGAATAGTCAGATTATTTCACAGGTGGCAGTAAGTTCATTTATTGTATTAGCATTTGGCGGTACACAAGGATATGTGCTTAACAGAGTTGTTGAGACATTTTTAGGCTCTGCTATTGCCATTGCTGTTAATGCCTTGATAGTTCCTCAGAAAATTATTCCAACTATACAAACCCATATTTTGACTTTAAGCAGTGTATCGGCTCAGGCTTTAGGTGAATTAACACTATTATTAGAGAGTGAAGAGAACAATCAGAAGGCTAGAGAAACCATTGCAGTGTTGGTAGAGAAAACAGAGGCTGCTATTCTTGCTGCACGTACAGCTGAAAAGGCATTACGCTATACTCCGTTTCTTTCCCATGTCAAAAAGAGATTAACAGAATTAGACCAGAATGTTCGTTATCTGGAACATATAACAGTACAGATTCGGGGAGTAAGGCGAGCTATTTTTGATTTATATACTGAAATGGCCTGGAAGCCTGACAGTAGGGCTACTGAAAGTCTAAAATCTGCCATTGCGATCACTGCTCAATGTATTGCCTTGTATGGAGAAGCCGTAGTGTCTGGCTCAGAAGCTTCCTATACAAAGTTAGCTGACAGCATCGAAGAGGCGAAGCAGATTCAACTACAATGTCTGGCCGAGATTCATGCAATCACATCACTACCAGTATTGCGTGATATGGGAAGCATACTGACAGATTTAAAACGTATTTTAAAAGAAGTTACATTACCCGAGAGATGA
- a CDS encoding M3 family metallopeptidase: protein MTDIKNTQLETTQNPLLESFQTPHETFPFDRIKNEHYLPALKEAIEAGKKEIDAIVNNPEAPTFENTIAALDQSGSLVDRVSAILFNLNSAETSPELQKIVKDASPLLSEYGNDIRLNAVLFDRIKTVYDQRNELNLSVEGKTLLDKTYKGFARNGANLNEDDKARLREIDVKISELSLTFGEHVLNETNAFLLEVDNEEDLAGLPEFVREAAKMAAKEKGKSGWAFTLQAPSYMPFMAYGENRELRRKLAMAYNSRAFLGNENDNREIVKNIVALRHKRAQLLGYESHAHFVLEERMAGAPKKVIHFLDELLEYAKPVAEQQMQELTQYAKTQGFAEERLQRWDYAFYSEKLKKEKYAIDDEILKPYFKLENVIDGVFKVANKLFGLNFKENKQIPVYHPEVTAYDVTDDNGNFVSVFYADYFPREGKRNGAWMTSYRDQRILNGKDIRPHVSIVCNFTKPTETKPSLLTFGEVTTLFHEFGHALHGMLSKCAYGSTSGTNVYWDFVELPSQIMENWCYEKEALDLFARHYETNEPIPQELIEKIIASANFMEGYGTLRQLSFGMLDMAYHGNAQPISDVAEFERQAILQTSLFPETEGINTSVAFSHIFAGGYSAGYYSYKWAEVLDADAFEYFKEKGIFNRQVADAFRENILSKGGSEAPMDLYKRFRGQEPSPKALLKRSGLLVN from the coding sequence ATGACTGATATAAAGAACACCCAGCTTGAAACAACCCAAAATCCTTTATTAGAAAGCTTTCAAACTCCCCACGAAACTTTTCCATTTGACAGGATTAAGAACGAACATTATTTACCTGCTTTAAAAGAGGCTATTGAAGCAGGTAAAAAAGAGATTGATGCTATTGTAAATAATCCGGAAGCACCCACATTCGAAAACACAATTGCTGCATTGGACCAAAGTGGATCATTAGTGGATCGGGTATCTGCTATATTATTCAATCTGAACTCTGCTGAAACAAGTCCGGAACTACAAAAAATTGTAAAGGATGCGTCGCCGTTACTATCTGAGTATGGAAACGATATACGATTGAATGCTGTTTTATTTGATCGGATAAAAACCGTTTATGATCAACGCAATGAACTGAATTTATCTGTTGAAGGAAAAACCCTGCTGGATAAAACCTACAAAGGCTTTGCACGTAATGGGGCCAACCTGAATGAAGATGATAAAGCTCGTTTACGGGAGATAGATGTAAAGATCTCTGAGCTGTCGCTTACCTTTGGAGAGCATGTGTTGAATGAGACGAATGCATTTCTGCTGGAAGTGGATAATGAAGAAGATCTGGCTGGCTTACCTGAATTTGTAAGAGAGGCAGCTAAGATGGCAGCTAAGGAAAAAGGTAAGAGTGGATGGGCTTTCACATTACAGGCACCAAGCTATATGCCATTTATGGCTTATGGTGAAAACAGGGAATTACGCAGAAAGTTAGCAATGGCTTATAACTCACGGGCTTTTCTAGGAAATGAAAATGATAATCGGGAGATCGTTAAAAATATAGTTGCATTGCGTCATAAACGTGCCCAACTGTTGGGATATGAATCTCATGCGCATTTCGTATTAGAAGAACGAATGGCAGGAGCACCTAAAAAGGTAATTCATTTTTTAGATGAACTTCTGGAATATGCAAAACCTGTTGCTGAGCAGCAAATGCAGGAGCTAACGCAATATGCCAAAACACAGGGATTTGCTGAAGAGAGATTGCAACGTTGGGATTATGCATTTTACTCAGAGAAACTTAAAAAAGAGAAATATGCCATTGATGATGAAATCTTAAAACCTTATTTCAAGCTGGAGAATGTAATTGATGGTGTATTTAAGGTAGCGAATAAGCTTTTTGGATTGAACTTTAAAGAGAATAAACAAATTCCAGTCTATCATCCTGAAGTTACAGCTTATGATGTAACAGATGATAATGGAAACTTTGTATCCGTTTTTTATGCGGATTACTTTCCACGCGAAGGTAAACGAAATGGAGCCTGGATGACAAGCTATCGTGATCAACGTATACTGAACGGAAAAGACATTCGCCCACATGTGTCCATTGTATGTAACTTTACCAAGCCAACAGAAACCAAGCCTTCTCTGTTGACATTTGGAGAGGTAACTACACTTTTCCATGAATTTGGGCATGCATTGCATGGCATGTTGTCTAAGTGTGCATATGGCTCTACTTCTGGTACCAATGTCTATTGGGATTTTGTTGAACTGCCTTCTCAGATTATGGAGAACTGGTGTTATGAAAAAGAGGCTCTAGATTTGTTTGCACGTCATTATGAGACCAATGAGCCAATTCCACAGGAATTGATTGAAAAGATTATTGCCAGTGCTAACTTTATGGAGGGGTATGGTACTCTTCGTCAACTTAGCTTTGGTATGCTGGATATGGCTTATCATGGAAATGCGCAACCTATTTCAGATGTAGCTGAGTTTGAACGCCAGGCCATTCTTCAAACCAGTCTTTTTCCTGAAACTGAAGGGATTAATACCAGCGTTGCCTTCTCACATATCTTTGCAGGGGGGTACTCAGCTGGATACTATAGCTATAAGTGGGCGGAAGTGCTGGATGCTGATGCATTTGAGTACTTTAAAGAAAAAGGCATTTTTAATCGTCAGGTTGCAGATGCATTTCGGGAAAATATTCTTTCGAAAGGAGGAAGTGAGGCTCCAATGGATTTGTATAAACGCTTCAGAGGACAAGAACCTTCTCCAAAGGCATTGTTGAAACGGAGTGGACTATTGGTTAATTAG
- a CDS encoding penicillin-binding protein: protein MSIKKAILVRVRIAYLLVAVFAIGVVVRIVWLQWVDGTKWHTIARKRMTDYRIVKAVRGNIYADDGSLLATSLPFYRLAIDPTVAKDTTIAKGLDSLAILLSNYFGDRTPDEYRRRIKDIRKFNEHVKDGDQKQYLVMNQKLIDYQGKKMMEKWPIFRYGRNKGGVIFERLDRRYRPFKFLAQRTIGFLNDKKQGAGLEFSYNKQLAGQNGRALFQRMSGGAWKPIGDADEVDPEQGFDIQTTININVQDVAETSLLRALQKHRANYGCVMVMEVATGEIKAIANLGKIGEGVYGENYNYAVGPQGRTNPGSTFKLASMIALLEETRVSPMDSIETGNGEYRFYDRVMRDAKAHGKVTVQEAFEVSSNIAFVKLVHQNFGNKPDRFIHYLESFGLTRPLGFQMMGEAVPLIRTPKNPTWSGLSLPWMAVGYENEMSPLQILTFYNAVANHGKLIQPIIVRQIRTADETLEAYQGRVMNEKICSDATLEKVTRMLEGVVERGTAKNIAGSAYKIAGKTGTTQKLRNGRYTKSYYTSFAGFFPAHRPKYSCIVVIDGPQGFEQYGSDVAAPVFKEVADKIYALDVEMHKMMPERGKVSGFPVVRAGNLDDMQYLCNEIGISNHADGNLQEWAVAVAGSKSITWANRQGKPGKVPDVTGMTLRDALYILENRGLRVRYSGKGRVVNQSQSPGSLALKNSTITIQLEEPM, encoded by the coding sequence ATGAGTATAAAAAAAGCCATACTAGTAAGGGTTCGGATAGCCTATCTTCTGGTTGCTGTATTTGCTATTGGAGTTGTTGTGCGCATTGTCTGGTTACAATGGGTTGATGGAACAAAATGGCATACCATAGCTCGCAAGCGTATGACCGATTATCGTATTGTAAAAGCTGTGCGGGGAAATATCTATGCAGATGATGGTAGTTTGCTGGCTACCTCTTTGCCGTTTTACAGGCTAGCCATTGATCCCACGGTGGCAAAGGATACTACAATTGCGAAAGGATTAGACTCTCTGGCTATCTTACTCTCCAATTACTTTGGCGACCGTACTCCAGATGAATACCGTCGTCGGATTAAAGATATCCGAAAGTTTAATGAACACGTGAAAGATGGTGATCAGAAACAGTACCTGGTTATGAATCAAAAACTAATAGATTACCAGGGTAAGAAGATGATGGAGAAGTGGCCCATATTCCGGTATGGCCGTAATAAGGGAGGGGTAATTTTTGAACGATTGGATCGACGGTACAGACCTTTTAAATTTCTGGCTCAGCGAACTATTGGGTTTTTAAATGATAAGAAACAAGGTGCCGGTCTGGAGTTCAGTTATAATAAACAACTGGCAGGACAAAATGGACGGGCTTTGTTTCAGCGAATGTCTGGTGGAGCATGGAAGCCTATAGGGGATGCTGATGAGGTAGATCCGGAACAGGGATTCGATATCCAGACTACAATCAATATTAATGTGCAGGATGTGGCAGAAACCTCATTGTTGAGGGCTCTGCAGAAACACAGAGCTAACTATGGTTGTGTTATGGTAATGGAAGTAGCTACCGGTGAAATCAAGGCAATTGCCAACCTTGGAAAAATAGGAGAAGGAGTATATGGAGAAAATTATAACTATGCAGTAGGTCCACAAGGTAGAACTAACCCTGGTTCCACTTTCAAGCTAGCCTCAATGATTGCCTTACTTGAAGAAACCAGAGTGTCACCCATGGACAGTATTGAAACAGGAAATGGAGAATACCGGTTCTACGATCGGGTAATGCGTGATGCAAAAGCTCATGGGAAAGTGACAGTACAGGAAGCTTTTGAAGTGTCCTCAAATATTGCATTTGTCAAGCTGGTTCATCAGAATTTTGGGAATAAGCCGGATCGTTTTATTCACTATCTTGAATCTTTCGGACTTACCAGACCCTTAGGTTTTCAGATGATGGGAGAGGCTGTACCATTAATCAGAACCCCTAAAAATCCTACCTGGAGTGGTTTGTCTCTTCCTTGGATGGCTGTCGGATATGAAAACGAGATGTCACCTCTTCAGATTCTTACCTTCTATAATGCTGTTGCTAATCATGGAAAACTGATCCAGCCTATTATTGTGAGGCAAATACGTACAGCGGATGAAACTCTTGAAGCCTATCAGGGGCGTGTGATGAACGAAAAAATTTGTTCGGATGCAACCCTTGAAAAAGTTACCCGAATGCTGGAAGGCGTTGTGGAGCGTGGAACAGCTAAAAACATTGCAGGTAGTGCCTATAAAATTGCAGGAAAAACCGGGACAACCCAGAAGCTCCGTAATGGACGTTATACAAAAAGTTATTATACGTCGTTTGCCGGATTTTTCCCTGCTCATCGTCCAAAATATAGTTGTATTGTAGTTATTGATGGACCTCAGGGATTTGAACAGTATGGGTCGGATGTAGCTGCTCCGGTATTTAAAGAAGTAGCAGATAAGATTTATGCATTAGATGTAGAAATGCATAAAATGATGCCCGAGCGAGGTAAAGTTTCTGGATTTCCGGTTGTGAGAGCTGGCAATCTCGATGATATGCAGTATCTGTGCAATGAAATCGGTATTTCCAATCATGCCGATGGAAATCTGCAGGAATGGGCAGTCGCTGTGGCAGGAAGTAAAAGTATTACTTGGGCTAACCGGCAGGGTAAACCTGGTAAGGTTCCCGATGTAACAGGTATGACATTGCGGGATGCTTTGTATATTCTTGAAAACCGTGGTCTGAGGGTACGGTATTCTGGAAAAGGGAGAGTAGTTAACCAGTCCCAATCTCCAGGAAGTCTGGCATTAAAGAATAGTACTATCACCATTCAGTTAGAAGAGCCTATGTAA